From the Alteromonas sp. CI.11.F.A3 genome, the window CTTCACAAAACAAATTTAAAATACAACAAAATCAATAAATTAACACTGTAAATGCAACTTCTAAAATGTCTGTTTTTGGATTATAGAGAGTGTCGGTATATATGTTGCTTTTTCTTCTGTGTCTAAACGATGTAGACAATGAAGATTTTAAAGGTAGTTAAATTTATTTATATAAGGACTCATCTAATGGATATTCGAAATAGACATGGTAAATCAAATTTTTTAAAACCGACTATGTTAGCGAGCATTGTAGCATTCGCAGTAGGCGGTAGCGTATTTTCAGCATCGGCGCAACAAACAAATGATGCGGCAACGAATTCAGAAATAGAAGTGATTAAAGGAAAAACGGACGTGGAAGTTACACAACCGGCTCCTTCTGTACAGGTTGATCAAAAAGACCCCAAAGTAGATGTAGAAGTAGGTCAAGCTGAAGTAAATGTGGAATACCAAGATCCTGAAATCAATATTCAACAACAGCAACCTGAAATTGAATTTGTTCAAGCTGAGCCACAAGTAAATATTAATAGTGCAGAGCCGAAAGTGACGGTTAATCAGGCTGAACCTGAAATTATCATCGAAAAAAGCGAGCCTGAAATTAATATCGTCAGAAGAGATGAGAATGGGGATATCAGGAAAGACAGTGACGCTGCTTATGTAAAACATTTAACCGTACACCAGTTAGAAGAAAAAGATGTAATGAGTGCCAATGGAGAAGAAATTGGCTCAATTGAAGAAGTTGTTCAAAGTAGTCAAAGTAATGAGCTTTCGTTAATCGTAGAATCTGGCGGCGTAATGGGCGTAGGCTCGCGTAAAAGTGTACTGCCTTTAAGTGAAGTTTCATTAGAGGAAGGCGATATTGTATGGGGTTCTGAACGCGATGTAGAACAGCTCCCAGAATACTCTGAAGCTCGGTTTGTTTCTATCCAGCAAAAAAATCAGACAATTGAAGACTTTTTAAGTGAAGAGTAATAGCGGTGAATAGCTAAGCATTTGCAAGTTAGTCA encodes:
- a CDS encoding PRC-barrel domain-containing protein, with protein sequence MDIRNRHGKSNFLKPTMLASIVAFAVGGSVFSASAQQTNDAATNSEIEVIKGKTDVEVTQPAPSVQVDQKDPKVDVEVGQAEVNVEYQDPEINIQQQQPEIEFVQAEPQVNINSAEPKVTVNQAEPEIIIEKSEPEINIVRRDENGDIRKDSDAAYVKHLTVHQLEEKDVMSANGEEIGSIEEVVQSSQSNELSLIVESGGVMGVGSRKSVLPLSEVSLEEGDIVWGSERDVEQLPEYSEARFVSIQQKNQTIEDFLSEE